Genomic segment of Eupeodes corollae chromosome 2, idEupCoro1.1, whole genome shotgun sequence:
AAGCAGTGGTACAACCTGGAGGTAGATATGGACCGGATGGTGTTGACAGTACGGGAAGTAGATACGGTGCAGGAGGAAGACCCAGTGGTGGAGCTAGTGATGGTTATGGTCCAGGCATGGAGGCTGGTTCAAGTCCAGGATATGGCTCTGGAGCTGGGACGGGAACTGGGGGAGTTGGAGGAAGACCTGGAGCTGGTCATGCGTATGGACCTGGTGGTGGGGTTGGAGATAGATATGGTATTGGATCTGTGCCTGGTTCGGGTGGTATGTATGGTCCCGGAGTAGGTGGGACAGGAACTGGAGCAGGTGGCCCGGGTGGTGGGTACGGTCCAAGCGGCGGAACTGCAGGTGCTCCAGGAGGTTTATATGGACAAGGAGTTGGTGATGGTAGCGTGGGTACAGGCACGGGCTCATATGGACCAGGAGCTGGTGCTCTTAGACCAGGTGCAGGTGGTATTGGACCAGGAGCTGGTGCTCTAAGACCAGGCTCAGGTGGAATTGGGCCAGGAGCAGGTGGTATTGGACCAGGAGTAGGTGGTATTGGACCAGGAGCAGGTGGTATTGGACTAGGAGTGGGGCCAGGCACAGGAACTAGTGGTATGAGACCTGGAGTTTCCGGTACTTATGGACCAGGATCTGGTGGTGCAGGAGTAGGAATGGGTCCAGGAGCTGGTGACTTGTATGTTCCTGGTGTTGGTGGTTCAGGAGCTGGATTGGGACCAGGAACTGGTGCTATGTATGGTCCAGGAGGTGGTGGTTCAGTAACAAGGCCAGGTTCTGGATCAGGAGGCACTTATGGTCCCACAACGGGTGGAGCAGGAACAGGACCCGTAGGTGGTGGTGCCTTTAGGCCTGGTGTTGGAGGAACAGGAATGAGACCAGGTGCTGGAGGTATGGATACAAGACCAGGATCTGGGGGAATATATGGACCAGGTGTGGGTGGATATGGCCCCGGTGCCGTTGGTGCCGGAATGGGACCAGAGTCTGTTGCTTCGGGAGCAATTCCAGGATCTGGTGGTCAATATGGACCAGGTGCCGGTGGTGTAGGAGTTGGACCAGGTGGTGCTAGTGGAACTTACGGACCTGGAGTTGGTAGGGTAGGTACAGGAGGAATGTACGGTCCTGGAGGGGCCGGTGGACAAGGAATGGGACCAGGCAGCGGTGCTGGAGGAATTGGCCCAGGTGCTGGAGGAGCAGGAACTGGTGGATTATATGGCCCAGGTGCTGGAGGTGCAGGAACTAGTGGAGTATATGGTCCAGGTGCTGGAGGTGCAGGAACTGGTGGAGTATACGGTCCAGGTGCTGGGGGTGCAGGAACTGGTGGAGTATACGGTCCTGGTGCTGGAGGTGCAGGAACTGGTGGAGTATATGGTCCAGGTGCCGGAGGTGGAGGAACTGGCGGAATATACGGTCCAGGTGCTGGAGGTGCAGGAACTGGTGGAGTATATAGTCCAGGTTCTGGAGGTGCAGGAACAGGTGGAATATACGGTCCAGGTGCAGGAGGTGCAGGAACTGGTGGAGTATATGGTCCAGGCGCAGGAGGTGTAGGAACTAGTGGAATATATGGTCCAGGTGCTGGTGATGCTGGTGGATTATATGGTCCAGGTACAGGCGGTGCAGGAACGGATGGATTATACGGTCCAGGTTCTGGTGTAGGACCAGGTGCAGGAACTGGTGGATTATACGGTCCAGGTTCTGGTGTAGGACCAGGTGCTGGAGCTGGATATGGTCCAACTGCTGGAGGTGCGGGAACAGGTACCGGTGGACTATACCCTTCAGGTGGAACAGGAGGAGCAGGTCAACAATATGGCCCAGGAGTAGCAGATGGTGGAACTGGAGGACTATACGGCCCAGGCGCTGGTTCAGGTATAGGAAGCGTAAGTGTTCCAGGAGCAGGGTACAGACCAGGAGGTAAGAAAATATTGTCAatatatcaaatcaaaaaaattttaatttatacaaaataaaggtCCTTCTGGTTTGACTGCCCCTGGTGGTGTTGGAGACATAGGAGGCATTGGCGGTATCGGTGGAGTCGGTGTTGGAGATGGTGCTGCAATTGGTTCAGGTGGAGCCGATGATGCTTTCTCACAAGCCGAATCGACCGTTAAAGACGGTCAAGCTGCTGCAAGTGCTATGGGCAAGAAGAATGGTGGTACAGCAAAGACTCAAGTTTCTGGAACATACACCTCTTCAGGCACATTCAGTGCCAGTGCAATGACATCCGATGCAGACCGTGCAGCAAACGCTCAAGTCAGTGGCAGCAACGAAGGTACCATGACACAATCCCAAGGCCAAGGTGGGGCTGCCCAGTCACAGTCACAAGTTCAAGTTAACTCTAAGACAGGAGGTACAAAGGCCTCATCTCAAAGTGGTGGATATGTTCACCAAAGCCAAAGCGAGGTAAGTGAGAGAAAAGTTTCAGGTTTTAAGATGATttaaacaacgtttttaacccAACTCAAGGTTCAAGCTAACGACAAAGGTGGTCTAGCTGATTCACAATCAAGTGGTCCAGGACAGACATCATCTCAAGCTCAAATTGGCTTCAGACCTAAACAAGAAGCCGATGAAAGCATTCAATCTTCAGGAGGTGGACAAGCATCAGCACAGTCTTCTAGTCACTCAGGACAATCACAATCACAAATTCAAGGTCAATCTAGGTATGGAAATTCTGACACTAAAAATAACGAACAAGTATAATAATTTGCTGGAACTCCTCCAGGTTTGGAATCTCATATCATGGAGCCGCTCAATCAGCTTCAGGAACAAAGGAACAAGTCGCGACTTACAGAGAGCAGAACCGACAACTTTTCCAATCCATAAGTGATTTTGGAAATACTGACAGGTTCGTATAAGAGACATTTTGTGGGTTGCGATATTAATTACTCTTTCTTCCAGTATTATCGATAAAGTAGACAGTGCTTACGGTCCACCGGAAGGTGTTCCACTTCCAAACAACGATGTTCAGCTGCGTTCATCCTCAAAATCAAACGATGGTAAGAATATCTAAAGTCCTCTGTACTTtaattcgattaaaaaaaaaagtttacatttCCAGTTAAACCTCTGCCACACCCATCAAGCAAGGACTCAGATGAACCCGCCGAGGAGGAAGAAGAGGAATACGAATACGGCGACGACGAAGACTACAGCTACAATGAGAACGTCGTGAATATGGGACAGAAGACTGCACCTGAAAAGGGAGCAAGCACTACAGCAAAGCCATCCGCTTCCGCCACAAAGATCTTCTCTCAAAACACACCAACCCAAAGCCAAAAAGCAGCTGTCGCTGATCCCAAGGACAAGTTCTcactcattcaaaaacaaaatggacgtACCGTGAATTACATTCCCCGTTCAACAACCGAATCCATTCCCAGTGGCTTCCGCGGAACCGTTAATGTTGAGAAGAAGTTCCACACAAAATCACTCGATTCCACCAAAGAAAAATCCGATTCCGAGGGTAAATCCAAGAAAAAACTTCCCGGTCCCGATAGTTACGTAACGGTTACAAAGTCCGTCACCGGAAGCATGGACAACACCAAAAATCCTCCGGTGGAAAATAAGAATTTCCAATCAACTTACTACACAAAGTCATCAACTTGTGGTTACTTTACATTCTCCTGCAATATAGTTTATGGAGCGAATGGACGAAGCAAAGTCTGCCGGCCCAAAGCACCAGCGAATGGAAAATGTTAGAGTTATcttctttattaattaattaagaatattaagttaattttttttaactatatccAACAGCAAAATAGAAGTTGTTTTTAAGTAGAGTAACGCCGAGTTTTATTCActgttcttttaataaaattatctaaatcttataaataataatcataTACCTACTATTTTATTAACAACGTTTccattacatatatttttttgtttgtctaagTACATAGTTATTAACTGCCatagaatttattttagaatgagcattttatataagtttaattttattgtacaaataaaaataaaacaaattaaaatttaaatgaaagttgTCTAACTtttaagtagtacccgtggcatgatggttaatgcgattgaattaataaaaatgaattataaaaaaaagtgcgttggactgtcatgccagagatctttggttcgatccctgcctatgtcagGCGAGGAATTggtaaattctccaagagtaattcttgtcttgaaaagtgctttctcaaatttgccgtttagAATGGGTTTAAAACAGTTGGTCCCCTACAtccttgacaacattactcgcacacaggaatggttgagagatgaAGTCACTaggcgccacccaatttttttattttatgtcttaCTTTTTAACATGATGACATGAGGAATTTTGATGAAGCTATACGTTGGGCCAAAATGGTAGGTTTTAATGCCAtggttaaacatttttgtatggcCTTTGGAATGTTCAATTGAAACTTTCAAGAGTTTTCGCCAAAACTGGAATGTTCTAACAGTAGTCGTGATGAATTAGGACGTGCTGAATTCTATTTTTTGGTGTAAAGAAATTTCAGAGTGCCACGTTTTCGAGATGTTCTTCGCAAATGTTTATCATTTGTCTAGATATAAGGATTGTCAGGAATTATTTTTTCATGATTATTCCTAAGATTCTTATTTGGTTCTTGTCAAGTCAAGGAGGAAAAAAGTTACTTTGGGTATTAACTAAAACCTGAAAATAGTAGAaactttttgacttttgaaaactttactcaataaaagtttattttttcggaaaactaatccacaaataattaaaaaatgttcagaaaTAGAAACCTTTGAAAGAAAACTACACTCATTTCCAGAATGTTTGAAAATAcgttttttacttgcgacatgcgccttaaaaaaattaaacacgatattttgattggtttttttggatcatatttcaaaagtttaacaatattAGATGTGTTAACAACGAAGCTTTTGCTTATCTGAAGGTGGTTAAAGTTACCAAAGTATTTGAATTGAttggattttaatattaaacagttttatattaattaaagaaaaaagaaaaaaaattatttgaattcattagtggtttaatttaagaaaaaagatacaTTACAAATatgaatttacttttatcagtacattgtgtttaaaatttcatttaaatagaaaaatttcaatttttttacttttccttGAAGTCGGACATTCaggattttgaaagaaaatgttgactgtttctttttgtttatttggtgCACGAATgtgcataatttttgttttggttgcaTTGATGACTAATCCAAAATCGTGGCACCATCGAGTGACTTCATTAAACTCCTGTTGCATTGTAGAAATCGCGGTTTCAAGAACATATGTCTGACAACAATAGATGTATCGTCTGCATATGCAAAAGctgtaattttcttaaaaatccgtAGGTGTGCATccgtaaaaagtataaaaaggaCCGGACCGGTGAAGCTCCTT
This window contains:
- the LOC129945454 gene encoding fibroin heavy chain isoform X2 — protein: MLPFHWVAFVGIVIAIVAVNGAKIPEDNFIDPNAVYGSEQYVEAVQNLHRRRFKRSKGFARGQTQSQYLNFGKPEQDGKAEAEASETGSRSTVSGTHGMGQAQSQFSSSGGCGGCEDTIGSPDPYRIPSDKLITPGGGYADGRVGGGPGMMQGAGRFDGGRPGVGPEAGYGRGGAGGIGPSALDGSRPGGAGFGPGAGPGVGVGGGAGVSRPGDLGQGGYGPGRGGIGAGGSGPIGGGIGGQGGVGPGGIGPGGYGPGGAGPGRGISGGYGPGGAGAGGPGAGTFPGGVAQGDSSRPGGVGSGGVGPGGIGGGGSGPIGGGIGGGPGGIGPGPGVRGTGTPSYGPDGSGAGRGGYGPGSGGYRPGGVGGGSLGPGQSDIRPGGIGAGGSGSGAGSVGDGGRPGYGDYGQPGAGGLRPGPGGIGGGGDAGAGSRPGSGYGPSGADTRRPGAGAPGTQGYGPGGTRPGGAGTPGLDEYCRYTEPGTGGRYDQRPNVAGGAVMPGGRVPSGGPADRYGSGAGIPGGVGGQGTGDRYGPGAGVGGAGDRYGPRGGAAGQGVGGDRYGPSTIPGGSGYIPGGSGGGYGPGQAVVQPGGRYGPDGVDSTGSRYGAGGRPSGGASDGYGPGMEAGSSPGYGSGAGTGTGGVGGRPGAGHAYGPGGGVGDRYGIGSVPGSGGMYGPGVGGTGTGAGGPGGGYGPSGGTAGAPGGLYGQGVGDGSVGTGTGSYGPGAGALRPGAGGIGPGAGALRPGSGGIGPGAGGIGPGVGGIGPGAGGIGLGVGPGTGTSGMRPGVSGTYGPGSGGAGVGMGPGAGDLYVPGVGGSGAGLGPGTGAMYGPGGGGSVTRPGSGSGGTYGPTTGGAGTGPVGGGAFRPGVGGTGMRPGAGGMDTRPGSGGIYGPGVGGYGPGAVGAGMGPESVASGAIPGSGGQYGPGAGGVGVGPGGASGTYGPGVGRVGTGGMYGPGGAGGQGMGPGSGAGGIGPGAGGAGTGGLYGPGAGGAGTSGVYGPGAGGAGTGGVYGPGAGGAGTGGVYGPGAGGAGTGGVYGPGAGGGGTGGIYGPGAGGAGTGGVYSPGSGGAGTGGIYGPGAGGAGTGGVYGPGAGGVGTSGIYGPGAGDAGGLYGPGTGGAGTDGLYGPGSGVGPGAGTGGLYGPGSGVGPGAGAGYGPTAGGAGTGTGGLYPSGGTGGAGQQYGPGVADGGTGGLYGPGAGSGIGSVSVPGAGYRPGGPSGLTAPGGVGDIGGIGGIGGVGVGDGAAIGSGGADDAFSQAESTVKDGQAAASAMGKKNGGTAKTQVSGTYTSSGTFSASAMTSDADRAANAQVSGSNEGTMTQSQGQGGAAQSQSQVQVNSKTGGTKASSQSGGYVHQSQSEVQANDKGGLADSQSSGPGQTSSQAQIGFRPKQEADESIQSSGGGQASAQSSSHSGQSQSQIQGQSRFGISYHGAAQSASGTKEQVATYREQNRQLFQSISDFGNTDSIIDKVDSAYGPPEGVPLPNNDVQLRSSSKSNDVKPLPHPSSKDSDEPAEEEEEEYEYGDDEDYSYNENVVNMGQKTAPEKGASTTAKPSASATKIFSQNTPTQSQKAAVADPKDKFSLIQKQNGRTVNYIPRSTTESIPSGFRGTVNVEKKFHTKSLDSTKEKSDSEGKSKKKLPGPDSYVTVTKSVTGSMDNTKNPPVENKNFQSTYYTKSSTCGYFTFSCNIVYGANGRSKVCRPKAPANGKC
- the LOC129945454 gene encoding fibroin heavy chain isoform X1, with amino-acid sequence MLPFHWVAFVGIVIAIVAVNGAKIPEDNFIDPNAVYGSEQYVEAVQNLHRRRFKRSKGFARGQTQSQYLNFGKPEQDGKAEAEASETGSRSTVSGTHGMGQAQSQFSSSGGCGGCEDTIGSPDPYRIPSDKLITPGGGYADGRVGGGPGMMQGAGRFDGGRPGVGPEAGYGRGGAGGIGPSALDGSRPGGAGFGPGAGPGVGVGGGAGVSRPGDLGQGGYGPGRGGIGAGGSGPIGGGIGGQGGVGPGGIGPGGYGPGGAGPGRGISGGYGPGGAGAGGPGAGTFPGGVAQGDSSRPGGVGSGGVGPGGIGGGGSGPIGGGIGGGPGGIGPGPGVRGTGTPSYGPDGSGAGRGGYGPGSGGYRPGGVGGGSLGPGQSDIRPGGIGAGGSGSGAGSVGDGGRPGYGDYGQPGAGGLRPGPGGIGGGGDAGAGSRPGSGYGPSGADTRRPGAGAPGTQGYGPGGTRPGGAGTPGLDEYCRYTEPGTGGRYDQRPNVAGGAVMPGTVPSETLPGYNLPSDSTADLLHLPGPVDGDSENYPGGETTSGFPEGGFYQGGSLPSEQPNSLPGPDSRLGGRVPSGGPADRYGSGAGIPGGVGGQGTGDRYGPGAGVGGAGDRYGPRGGAAGQGVGGDRYGPSTIPGGSGYIPGGSGGGYGPGQAVVQPGGRYGPDGVDSTGSRYGAGGRPSGGASDGYGPGMEAGSSPGYGSGAGTGTGGVGGRPGAGHAYGPGGGVGDRYGIGSVPGSGGMYGPGVGGTGTGAGGPGGGYGPSGGTAGAPGGLYGQGVGDGSVGTGTGSYGPGAGALRPGAGGIGPGAGALRPGSGGIGPGAGGIGPGVGGIGPGAGGIGLGVGPGTGTSGMRPGVSGTYGPGSGGAGVGMGPGAGDLYVPGVGGSGAGLGPGTGAMYGPGGGGSVTRPGSGSGGTYGPTTGGAGTGPVGGGAFRPGVGGTGMRPGAGGMDTRPGSGGIYGPGVGGYGPGAVGAGMGPESVASGAIPGSGGQYGPGAGGVGVGPGGASGTYGPGVGRVGTGGMYGPGGAGGQGMGPGSGAGGIGPGAGGAGTGGLYGPGAGGAGTSGVYGPGAGGAGTGGVYGPGAGGAGTGGVYGPGAGGAGTGGVYGPGAGGGGTGGIYGPGAGGAGTGGVYSPGSGGAGTGGIYGPGAGGAGTGGVYGPGAGGVGTSGIYGPGAGDAGGLYGPGTGGAGTDGLYGPGSGVGPGAGTGGLYGPGSGVGPGAGAGYGPTAGGAGTGTGGLYPSGGTGGAGQQYGPGVADGGTGGLYGPGAGSGIGSVSVPGAGYRPGGPSGLTAPGGVGDIGGIGGIGGVGVGDGAAIGSGGADDAFSQAESTVKDGQAAASAMGKKNGGTAKTQVSGTYTSSGTFSASAMTSDADRAANAQVSGSNEGTMTQSQGQGGAAQSQSQVQVNSKTGGTKASSQSGGYVHQSQSEVQANDKGGLADSQSSGPGQTSSQAQIGFRPKQEADESIQSSGGGQASAQSSSHSGQSQSQIQGQSRFGISYHGAAQSASGTKEQVATYREQNRQLFQSISDFGNTDSIIDKVDSAYGPPEGVPLPNNDVQLRSSSKSNDVKPLPHPSSKDSDEPAEEEEEEYEYGDDEDYSYNENVVNMGQKTAPEKGASTTAKPSASATKIFSQNTPTQSQKAAVADPKDKFSLIQKQNGRTVNYIPRSTTESIPSGFRGTVNVEKKFHTKSLDSTKEKSDSEGKSKKKLPGPDSYVTVTKSVTGSMDNTKNPPVENKNFQSTYYTKSSTCGYFTFSCNIVYGANGRSKVCRPKAPANGKC